CGCTTTTTTATTTGTTAAAAAATAATGTCTTATCATAAGTTATTTTATTCTTAATGATATCAAATAGTTCAGAATCATTTCTATCATACTTCCTAAATATAGCATTTACAATATTATCTATTGCTTGTAGGTTATAAACATTTTGAGATTCTAAATGATAAAACTCTAAATCAATATCATTTCTTCCTCTTTCATACCAGATTTTATATTTTAAGTAATCATTAAATTTAAAACCATAAGCTACTGAAATTGTTCGTTTATCAACTGTAATAATCACTTTTGTATTGGGAGGCTCTCCTTGAACTACTCTTTCAGCAAGTGATAAACCAACCATATAATTATAAAGAATATTAGTATCCTGCCGAAGTTTTAGATCAACATTTTTCTTTTTTACCGTAATCGATTGGATCTCAATTTGTAATTTTGAAAGCTCATAAAGAAGTTCTTTTCTTATCCTTTTTTTTGTAGTATTAGCTTTTAGTTCAACTGAACGAGGAATTTTATGTTTTTGCTTTATTTTTTTGACAACTCTTTTAACTTTAATTGGTTTCTCTGTTGCGAGAAAAGCGATTGTAAAATAATTACTTCCTCCTTTACTAAATCCAAGATCTCCAGATTCATCTAAAAAAATATAAAGTTTTTTACTCATTTAATTAATTTTTTACCTTTCTACTAGTTGAATTAAGTATAAAACCTTAAAGCTACTACCATAAGTTTTGTTTTTTACACTAAATTTAAAGCTTTAGTCTAATGTTCTCCCAATTATTGCTTTCGCTGATTTTCTTTTTTAACTACACAGGTACCTTTTGCTCTAACAACCAATATAGGCTCATCTAAAAAATCAGCGGCACTATCACTTATATCTTTTCTTGTTTGAATAACTTTATAAGCTTC
This genomic interval from Actinomycetota bacterium contains the following:
- a CDS encoding DUF3800 domain-containing protein is translated as MSKKLYIFLDESGDLGFSKGGSNYFTIAFLATEKPIKVKRVVKKIKQKHKIPRSVELKANTTKKRIRKELLYELSKLQIEIQSITVKKKNVDLKLRQDTNILYNYMVGLSLAERVVQGEPPNTKVIITVDKRTISVAYGFKFNDYLKYKIWYERGRNDIDLEFYHLESQNVYNLQAIDNIVNAIFRKYDRNDSELFDIIKNKITYDKTLFFNK